CGCTCGGGCCCGCTTCTGGGtgaaccctttcctccccttcccccatcgAGGATGGATCAGCCCCAGTGGTTTGTGACTATTTACGCGTTGGTGGTTCTCCTGGGTCTACGGCTGGAGCAGGGCGCCTGCCAGCACTATCTGCACATCCGCCCGGCGCCGAGCGACAACTTGCCCTTAGTGGATCTAATCGAGCACCCGGATCCTATCTTCGATCCCAAGGAGAAGGACCTGAACGACACGCTGCTGCGCAACCTGCTGGGCACCCATTTCGACCCGAACTTCATGGCGGTCTCCTTGCCCGACGACCGCCTCGGCGGGGACGACTTGGCCGAGCTGGACCTGCTGCTGCGGCAGCGGCCGTCGGGGGCCATGCCCAGCGACATCAAAAGCCTGGAGTTTTACGACGGGGGCCTCCAGGCGAGTAAGAAGCACCGGCTGAGCAAGAAGCTGCGCAGGAAGCTGCAGCTGTGGCTCTGGTCGCAGACCTTCTGCCCGGTGCTCTACACGTGGAACGACCTGGGCAGCCGCTTCTGGCCCCGCTACGTGAAAGCGGGCAGCTGCTTCAGCAAGCGCTCGTGCTCGGTGCCGGAAGGCATGGTGTGCAAGCCGGCCAAGTCGGTGCATCTGACCATCTTGCGGTGGAGGTGCCAGCGGCGCGGGGGGCAGCGCTGCACGTGGATCCCCATCCAGTACCCCATCATCGCCGAGTGCAAGTGCTCCTGCtagggggagggcagagggggagggcgctgctgctgcttccaccacACGTGCACTTAATGCCCGGCGTCGCCGCCCGAGAGACAACAACTGCAAATGAAaccgaccggggggggggggccgcGCCGCGCGcgctccctcccctctcttttcctcctcctcctcccccccccccaaaacaagaaaataaaccAGACTCCGGTGGACTTTGATGCACTCAAAAAATACGGACAGCTTCGGCCTCCGGGTTCAAACGTTGCACTGTAACATGTAGGGGAATGTAACTTTGT
This window of the Elgaria multicarinata webbii isolate HBS135686 ecotype San Diego chromosome 3, rElgMul1.1.pri, whole genome shotgun sequence genome carries:
- the NOG gene encoding noggin, giving the protein MDQPQWFVTIYALVVLLGLRLEQGACQHYLHIRPAPSDNLPLVDLIEHPDPIFDPKEKDLNDTLLRNLLGTHFDPNFMAVSLPDDRLGGDDLAELDLLLRQRPSGAMPSDIKSLEFYDGGLQASKKHRLSKKLRRKLQLWLWSQTFCPVLYTWNDLGSRFWPRYVKAGSCFSKRSCSVPEGMVCKPAKSVHLTILRWRCQRRGGQRCTWIPIQYPIIAECKCSC